Genomic DNA from Hordeum vulgare subsp. vulgare chromosome 2H, MorexV3_pseudomolecules_assembly, whole genome shotgun sequence:
TGAGAAATCGTCATGCCTTtctttgctcatgttcttcttgatGTTTGGGGGGGATGGGGAGCGTCATTGGGAGCACGCGTGGATTATATAGTAAATAAATTACCCTGTTCGGCATAGGGGGGTTTCTTTTGGGAAGGAACCGCCTCTCTCTTATTGGCGTGCGGGAATCAAGGAGATGGTTAACCTTGCGAATGAAATATTCATTTTTGTGCCCAGTGACATTTCGTCGACCATGAATGCGGAACAAGCAGGACTAGGGTCAGCGAACATAGGGCGGAGAagaactcgccccgcaagccGAAGACTGTGAATGCATGCGGATGATGAGCCAAGACTACATCATTGGGGGCCAGTTCGGGGGGGGGGCtattgagggagtccgggattaaggggtcctcgggtcgTTTACCTGTTCTCATGGGCCGGACTCCAGGGTCGTTCTATCATCGTTATTGGGCTTCGGGTAAATGAAGTGAAGTTgtattcaagatggactcttccgaagacttggcgtgtACTGCATGATCCCATGGAGACCTGCCTGATCCCTCCTTGATGTGTAAACGACATTGTGCAACCCTAgcaccctggtatctatataaaccaggggcttTAGTTCGTAGGGGATTAGGCTCATTGCCATTAGGGTTTCGACCACAACAtccaatctcgaggtagatcaactatgtactctcTCCAACCCCATCAATATAAAAAgaacaggacgtagggttttacctctattaagagggcccgaacctaggtaatctCCCTTGTCTctagttacccatcgatccaagatccgcaGTTCGGACCCTCTACTTGACATAAGTTAATTTAGACACCGATAAGGGGGGTCTTTACCTTGTCTCGCAAGCTTCTGTTGTAGATGGTGATATATGTACCGTAGATAAGGCCACTAGCTACTGCAAGACTCAATTGTGTTCTTCCTCCAGCATTCGGGGTCCTATTTGCATATACGAAGGACATGTTTGTAATTTTGTTACTCTTTGGGGTCCTCTATGTACTATTGTACTACTTTTGGTAACATAATTCCGTCTTTTGGACCTTTGGCTCCCTTCCCGCgttaagaaaagaatgataaattaATATGCAACTAGACAACTATTGTCACGCCTAAGAGCACCTACAACTGGAATTGCCTAATCATGGTCCCTATACAGCCACAGACGCGCCCATGGATAGTGTCGGGTAGGTCCTCGATCATTTGGCCCTTGCCACAATCACACTCACCAAATCCCGATACCAAAATCAATGCAAATCCATGCACGATGATCATACAACGCAAATTCATCATACATTCAACAATACAAATATAGTGTAGCCCAAATAAATCCAGTACATGCCAAAATGAAATTCAATAATTTATACAATGAATCAATAACTTCACTCCTCGCGGtcattgatgtctacgcacgcttctattctcgtAGACTATGTtgagcctccaagcgcagaggtttgtaggacagcagcaatttccctcaagtggatgacctaaggtttatcgaactcagggaagtagaggttgaagatggtctctctcaagcaaccctgcaattaagaaacaagaagtctcttgtgtccccaacacacctaatacaatggtaaattatataggtgcactagttcagcggagagatggtaaaatatgggtgataggtgtggcaaagcaaggtaatataaatctgtaataaaaaatacagcaaggtagcaagtgacaaagtgagcacaaacggtgtaacaatggtgagaaacaaggcctaggcttcatactttcactagtggcaactcccgacaacattaacatagtctaatcacatgatatttgcactaaaacatgcaatggagacgtactcggaggtcattcctttgttatcaagggaggacgagaattatgtagggctacaaaagcacacctaagagttcgtagttctcatctatgtatttcccaatgtcaccgcagccatccaaagagagtaccacaatcaccataacatatctcaaggataatcAATGACAAGCACCAagaaactctcaatcttcaatcaattcacaaaagaggaaataactcatgaaaatattctcctaatccatgtccaatagaccgctgtcaccatggtctcggagattatactagataagatcaagtgagtacatcaatccaatacatagaagaaaggaaaacatcatgggatcaccctagattaacatagcctatgatcacaatcaaggtcACATCAtggaagagagaattaaccacatagctactatagaagacctcagccccgaggaggaactactcccgcttcatgaagGGAGGAAGCaatgtcgatggagatgaatccggcgaCACTTCACCATCCCGGCAAGGTGCCGACACAAGAATTCTGgttccccgaaacttgttggcgatgacggcggagatcggaattgcttctggagaaaagggttctcgaatcagggtttcctccacgggggtaaaaatagggctaaaggggggcaccaggggaggtcccactcgcccaggcggcctggtggcgcggcctccccctaggccgcgccaggtggccgcctgggtgggggatGGCCCCTCTCTAGCTCTCCTTCGGGCATCCGAAGTCTTTTGGaacactgattttttatatattttttgttgaatatttcaggcactgtaaatatgggtataaacctgcaattcacagacatcagcagacataagctggcactgggtgcactgagttagtaggttagtccaaatatgttgaaaaaggtatgaaagtgtacaaaacacatagcaatatcagccaaaacttgcatggagcaagcagaaattatggatacgtttgggacgtatcagtcatTGATCCTCATCTTCAAGCGGAGAAACCACTTCCACCCTTCATCATCCAACATGTTGATGTCGTGACGTTCTCAATTTCCCTGAGGGTGGTCTGCCATTTGGGGTTCCCATTCAATTTCAACCAACAATGAGAAAAGGTGAATGGGTTCTTCTCAACTTGATTGTACAAAACCGTCGCCAAAGTTACATGGGTTTGAACTCCAATGTCGCTTTGTTTCTGGCCTACAACGTGTTTGAGATAACAAACAAATTTGCTAACGGCATCTTGGATGGATGACCGTCTATGTTGAAGAGAGCACATGACACGGTTGGTGCAAATAGGATGTGGCTTCACATAGTGTTTTAGCTCATGATAAAGTTTCCAAAATTTCTCTCAATTTTCACACAACAAATATCCTTAAATCGTGCCAATGTCGGACCCCTAGGCTTATAAACTTTCGCAGTTTTCTTCTTCATTTTAGTGTGTGATGTTTTCCCAACTTCAAACACCGGGGAATTGATATCCTCCATAGTAAATTGCAAAGACTATTGACCATGATTTATCATGTCATGTAATATTTGTTCCTTCCATATGCATCGCAATTTAATTATCCTAGTAATACGATCCAACGATATGTGCAACAAAAGAAACTATGGATGAAAATGTGAAAAGGTCAAAATTTATAGCGAGTCTTAGTTGGGCATTTTGTCGGACAAAAAGTAGGCATAACCGGAACCGGCATTGCCCAAGGACTTCCGATGCACTTCGAGCTCCGGCGAGTCCGCCATCATTTTCGCTTTGGGGATGGCTTGAGAAAAGCTCAAACCCGGGATGCCCTTCCACTCGGAGGGTGTGACAGAATCGGGCAACGGTAACAAGTTTATTTTCTTTGTGGCCACGACCAACGGATTTGGGAGCGTAGCGTCCTTGTCCTTAGCAACGGACTTAGTCGCCACCAAGGCCATGTCCCCAGCTACCTTCAACACCACTATCTCCTCTGATGCCTCATGCTCGCGATGCCTCCGGTGGCGCTCCTTTCGAGCATGGTTCTCCGCCTTGTAAGGATCCAAAGCCAAGCCAGGGACCCCAATTGATTCCGTTGAGGCATCATCTGTGACCGTGGAGGCGGACAGGACTATCAACGGCGAATCATCGAAAGCAAGCGAGGATGGCTAGCAAGGAGGGGGTGGGTGGCTATGCGGCGGCACGAGAAATGGAGGAGGACGCGGAAGGAGTTAAATCGATGCGAAGAACTAGTCAAATTGATTTCGATTTGGGATGGTCCCGTCTTGACAAAGCCAACGTGACGGGCGCGCTCCAACATGTTCGGCCTCTCCATATCCACACTAAATATAAGCCGAATATGAGAAGTGTCGATCCATCCGGACGTTTGGACTGAAAATGGGGTGTCTGGTCTGATAACGTATTTTCGTCCGGTCATTGATCATGCAGGTCGTTAGTCAAACGTTTGAGATGGATATCGAGGATCCGGTTGTGGATGTTGTAAAGCAAACCCGTTCATAAGTTTGGTCTAGCTCTTGCTCTTGTTTCCGTGGCACGTTGGTGAACTTGTCCCCTTGTCTCTTGGAGTAATAATAGTTAGTCGAGTGGCGGCAGTAACAAACAGGGTGGAAGCGAAAAAGGGGGGACGTGTTAGGCAGGTTCGCATGATTGGTCCGGCCGGCCGGTTAATCTATCATCCGGAGACGGAATCATGGAGCCGGAGCTCCCTTTTCCGGCCACTGTCGGCCTCGTCCCTCCACTCACCGCCGTAATCCGCCTCTTCACCGATGTGACGGATGCCGCCGGCTTGCACTTGCACTCGCATGCCACTTTAGACCGCGGGCGTGCCAGCCAGCCGGCGCATCCGTCGACACGTCGCCAGTGCGCTCCCGCCACCGGCCGCGCTAATCATGCAGGCCCGCACACGTTGCACGTACGGCGATGCGCTAATAACGCACCGTGCGATCGAGGAGCGGCGCACAACAACACCGTGCAACCGCAAAACGCACTCGACGATCGGTAACTTTCCGGTCGCGGATTCCCTGGGCGGGTGCACCGCACGCAGACGCAGAGCAACGGGACAAGGCGGCGGAGGAATGTGCCAACGGAGGGCGGTGGCATGCCGGCAGGGGCGGAGCAGGGCAGGTGACTGACGCGGTGACGCCTCGTCGTCGTCCGCTCCGCCGCGTGCCGACGGGGAGGGTAAGGGAGGAGGAAACGGCCGGGGGAGACCGAACGGCGGGCCAATGATAGGCGGCCCGAGCCCCCGCGCGGCGCGGCGTTGGCAATTGTTTAAGCCTATTCCGCGCGCGGCCGGGACGTGGAGCGCGGAGCAGCAGGGAAATTTTGATTCCCCCTCGTCGGGGACGGGGACGGGGAGTTTTTCTGGCCCGGGTCGCTTTGCTTCGGACCGCAGATTCCCACGCTGCCACTAGCGTCACCTGCCACTGCCCTGCCAGCCATGATGAACGGATGGATGGATAGACGGTCATGGTAGTATAGTAGTAGATTCCTCAATAAACAAGTTTATCGGCAGCGCGTAGATTTTCCCTGCCGATGCAACGGAGATCACACGGACATGGCAGCCGGTGGTGGTTGTTTCAGGTCGACATCATACATACATAGGAGGGTGAGGGTCGGCGCCTTATCCACGGTACGCGGAAGCGACCAAGGGCGGAACAGTGGAGCGGGCGGGGGAGCCACGTCGCGATGCCGACGCCGGGCGCCGGGGTCCGGACCGGCCGGCCGCGTGTGGTGTGGTCCGTCCGAGCTCCGATCCCCGATCCCAACCCGGCGCGCCACGGCCAGGGACAGCGATCGGACGATCCATCGATCGCCTTAAGGAAAGCCGATCGATGCCCCCTGCATGGACCCGAGGTCAATCCAGGCACAGGCCAAACTGTGGGGCACATGTGTTCCCTTCCCCCGCTGCGCGCGTCTTGCTTTCCAAGACCACATAGCACATGTGATTTGGACGCCTTCCAGCGGTGAACTGTTCCATAAAAAGCTTATCTTGGTCTAGTCATCTGGTGGCGGCCGAGCATGTATGGCCACTAGaatctactactactcctacatgTCTCCGACCTCTTTCATACATGCATAATGTTTGGATCTAGCTACCTAGAAAAGTATACTACGCTGCAGAATGGTCTATAAAATGGATGTGGTGTTTTTATACACTTATAATGATTCACATCCACGTTCACTTTGTGGGTCACAAATGGTTATCTCTTTCTTGCTTTTGCGATGACACAAATGGCTACCTCCAAAGTGTTGTTACCtgcaaggaaaaaaaaaagactaAAGCGCAAGAAATGCAAGAACTCAAAATGTATGAATGAAAAACTCGTGAATTGAGATGACGTGTATCATGCGATCCTATAGGAATCAAAACCACATAAAAAACTTCAAAAATGTCGTTTGGAAAAATGCATGATGTGCAGACACGAAGACAAAAAAAAACAAGGTAAGGCATCGTGTTTGGTTTCTTGCAAAATTCTTATGGAATGTTTTATTCCATAGGTATTTCAAAGGAAAGTAGGATATCAACTCTCGAAATAGGCTTCGGTtctgctttataaataaagcaatcATCCATACAATACAACCAAACTTTAAATGTCACCACTAAGATGATGGTTGGGGCAACAGCACAAATACGTCCAAAGAAACCATAAGAGAAATAGGGAAAAGCCACCTAGTGGCAGCCACAACGTGGCCCtacaaagaggataagaaatttgAAAAACGAGTCAGAAGCCTGTCATGGAAAGCATGGTACATAAGCCATATGGAGGTTGTCAATATGCCAACTTCTCTTCTAGTATCGATAGACCATTCGGGTTTGGGGCATGATCAAAACTTGGTTGACATTCCATGACGTACAACCCAATGATTAGATCCCTGTCGATTGCACCCTAAACTATGCAGTCCCGGTCTAAAAAGAACCCTAAGTTCGTTTGCAAACCGGGATTGTTCATTTGACCGGGATTGGGCTGCGCTGCGAGGGGCATGCGCGAAAATTACCGGGCCAGCCCAGTCAAGCCCATCTCGCTCTCGGGCTTCACAATATTTTAAAATGCCAcatactatttttataatatttaaatatatttcgaAATGCCACATATTAATTTTATTATatttaaatatttttgaaatgtcacgtactatttttataatatttaaatatattttaaataCCACGTACTATTtctataatatttaaatatattttaaaatgtcagtattatttttattatatttaaatatattttgaaatgccACACGGGAAATCAGAGGGGCCAGTATTAGATTAAGGAAAAAGAAGAGTTAGTAGGTAAGATTTCGTAGACTTATATTCTTTATTAACTCATTTCTTTATTAAATTTTTTGCTTTTATAAACTTTTTGTATtcactttttttgtttttattttttagacCATGTGGCAGCCTTTTTTTAGCCATctaaccaaaaaaaagaaaatgggCCGACCCAACGCGCTCCCTGGCCCATCAGCCAGCCGAATCGCGGTTGACATTTCTCACGTGAGCATTTTTGTGTCTCAGGGTTCGATTTAGACCGGAATCATATAGTTTAGGATGCAAACGACTAGGATTTGGACTTGAGGATTTGATTCGCCGAACGTCTATAAATTCAGGGTTTAAAATGAACTTTTTTGGAGAAGAAACTAATGTTACACGCGCGCCAACTCATTCAACCCTCCAATTTTTCGTTGCATATCCGTCGACCGCAAACCAACGGTGACACCAAATTCACTCCGGTTTCGGTCAGTAGAAAGCGGCAAAGGTTCCATAGCCCACAACCACTGAAACCACCCCTCGCGAGTCGACATCACCGTCACATCAACCCCACAACCTTCACCTTCACCTTCACCGGGACACGGCAAGCAAGAGCGGGGCACCAAAGCTGACACCCCGGAGACAGCCGACGGAAAAAAGAAAGCACCGGTGGTAAAAAGATTCTTTTGTCCTCCACCGGCTGAATCACCACCCGAGGAACGAATGTTtaccccctctcctctctccctcgcagCAACCGCACCAGCGCGCGATCGACGACACTATATATATAGCGTCCCCGAAGCTTCTGTCTCACCAAGCAACACAACACATTCGCTCGCTCACTCGCTCTCCTCGTCCAGCACTCCAATTCCCGGCCATCCAGCTCGACCGATCGCGTCcatggacggcggcggcggccacaGCCCGGACCTGCAGCCGGCGGAGCCGGTGCGGTCGCGGTGGACGCCCAAGCCGGAGCAGATACTCATCCTGGAGTCCATCTTCAACAGCGGGATGGTGAACCCGCCCAAGGACGAGACGGTCCGCATCCGCAAGCTCCTCGAGCGCTTCGGCGCCGTCGGCGACGCCAACGTCTTCTACTGGTTCCAGAACCGCCGCTCCCGCtcccgccgccgccagcgccaGCTCCAGGCGCAGGCGCAGGCCCAGGCGCAGGCTCAGGCGCAGGCGCAGgcgtccgccgcctcctccgggtcGCCGCCCGCGCCTGGCGGCCACGCCTCGTCGACTTCGCTCGGGCTGTTCGCGCACGGCGGCGCGGCGtacagctcctcctcctcctcgtcctcgtggcCGCCCTCGCCGCCGTCGGTGGGGATGGTGGGGGAGATGGACCAgtgcgggggcggcgacgacctgTTCGCCATCTCGCGGCAGATGGGGTAcgcggacggcggcggcggcgggggcggctcCGGACCGTCGTCCTTCTCGGCGGCCgccgcgcagcagcagcagcagctttactactcgtgccaaccaggtgagccCCGCCATGCCATGCATGTCTCGCGCTATGCCGATGCATGTTTTTGTTCCTCCGAGGTTCTCTGGAACAATTCAATTGCACATGCATCCAAGCCAAATTACGAAATTTCTAATCAACATTTTGGCTCCCCCCCTTGGTCGGTGGATGGagttcattcttcttcttcttgttcctcttctttGCTATAGATCCGGTAGAAGAAAATCTGCAATTACCTTTTCACCTCTTGTTTGGATCATAACATTAATGAATAGAAACTTCCTGCATCTTTGAAAAATGTCAGCCCGAAGTTGCATCGTCTCTGGTTTGTTCTTGCATGTATAGTACGTGTACTTAGTTTTATGTATGTGCAGCTTTTGAAACGCCGTTGTAATTCTATTTAATATGACGTCTCTAATTCAAGTTTAACCTTCTGGCAAAAAAATGTGAAATTGTTCCTAAACCATGACAAGTATTTTAAAACAGTGAGTATCTGGTAAATGAAACAACTCTATTTTATTCGAAACATTGTTAAAAGTTTCAGTTTAGTATCTTTATATCTTAATTGTTTGTTTCTTACATTTTGTTTTGTTCAACCACTTTTAAGAAACATGCCTAAGCACATTAGGTCCTAGTAGAAAATAGGAATGCATGTAAGGTATATCAGCTAGTGGCTCATGTGCTGGGAAGTAAAGCCAAATTAACAATCGTTGGATGAAAATCTAAAGTCCATCAGAAAAAAATAACTTTGATTTATAATTTTTCAGATGATTAGCAATAGACAACCACATTACAGATAGTACTATTATTCCAATCTAAGATATAAGTCCTTTAAGAGAATGACAACAGTCTTCAAGATGGTCTTTGGCCATTAGTCTATGTGCAAACACATGTtgtctcacataaaagatagttaCACATTATAAAATCAACTATAATATGATAACATGGATTTCATTTGTATGTACGCCAGTGGTTCTTTCTTTAAACTTTGAAATGTACTTTGAGTGGTAAAACGCTAAAACAATCTCCATTTTGGATGGGCGTAATGCCTAACCGTACCAATTTAGCCGTGCCGTGCTTATTCTAAGTTTCTGACCACATTATATGCTAGGTTCATTATTAAATGGTAGTACTAATATAGTAGTTGGCGCACGCGTGCATGTACTATGTTAAACATGCCTATTCTGAAATTTTCCACAAGCAAACAGCTCATGCATGTTGAGAACAAGGGAACAATTAGCGCGAATATTGGAGGCGTAGCATGCATGCCAGATAGCCAGCCGATGGGATGTTAatatttgttagggcttgatgatAGAGTATTGATGGtggtttgtttgttttgtttgcgtgcgtgcgtgcagcGGGCATCACGGTGTTCATCAACGGAGTGGCGACGGAGGTGCCACGGGGCCCCATGGACCTGCGCTCCATGTTCGGGCACGACGTGATGCTCGTCCACTCCACCGGCGGCCTCCTCCCCGTCGACGACTACGGCGTGCTCATGCAGAGCTTGCAGATGGGCGAGAGCTACTACCTGGTCAGCGCTAGCACACTACAGTACTACACATATATGCTGGCATGCACATATATACATATGACAGATAGCGTGATATTTCCGACGAACGTCAAATTCGTGCAAAATGTGCTCATCGCGTCGTCTTTTTTTACTGATGGGCAGGTCGCGAGGTCGAATTAATGGAGCCGGTTTGCTGATTGGTGTCAAATTTGGTCTGGTTCCTTGGATCATTGTAGACGGACGCATGCGTGCTGCAGGTTCAGTTAATCTGTCAAGGCGAACGGAAGCTAATTAGGAATGGGATTGGTGGTGACTGCACGATGGACGACCGATCGAGAAGCAAAGCAGTGAACGACCAAGGCCGTCAAACCGGCCGTGTGCATGGCTGTACGTGCGTGCCTGGTCGACATACGCATCTTAATTATATAGATATAGCGgcaatatatatacatatagtgcaCCATGTGTCCAGTCCAACATATATCCGCCTATGTAATCATCAATCGACCCATATATGCATGCATACCACCGTGAACAACATATGCATGCATgtaatcatcaatcaacccatattgTGGTCTTTGCCCGCCCCTAGCTAGCCATTATTTCACCTGCGTATTTTCTCTGTATTTGCTTCGTCGAAATCAATGTATGTAACGCCAAATAACACAGAGGAGATCGATgcatactattttctgcatggcgCGTTTACGTACGTACAAAAACGTTGCTGTGCGTCGCCGAACCGTAGCTCGTAGgcgcagagagagagggagagagattccCCGGCGGGCGGACGCGTCGAGCGGCGCCGGGAACAGGTGGGTGGCAAGTGGCGAGCTCGCCGCCCCGTGCCGACCAAAAGGAGGACACCGCGTGTCGAAATTCAGAAAAGAGCACACACGCATCATTTTCTTCCACATCCTTTTCCCAACGCGCGGCCGGGTTCGGAGCTGAGCCTTGGATCTGGTGACCATGATTGACTAATCGAGCACTTGCTCCTCTCCCCTCCCCGCTTTGGGATCAGATCACATAAACTACTATGGGGTAGTGTAATCTGCCTTCCCTAGCTAGCTCATGGACTTTGGTCATCCGCAGCCTACCCTAGCCGATATATGTCGGTCGAGTAGTACGTGGTGCCTGCCAAAagtgcgtgtgcgtgtgtgtgtgtgtggcgtgAATTATCAGTGAGGAATCTCCCCGTTTCCCCActactgtgtgtgtgtgtgtgtgtcagtcaaACTTAGACACTACGGAAATTCAGTAAGTAGTAACACGCGCGCTTTCGGGTCAAGCTAGCCGGAGCTTTGACTGCTTCGCTGCTTCTGCTCTCCTGCCTAACATTTGGCTGCTTGGCCGAACCAAAGCTAGCTAGGATGACCGGCTGGACGGTCATGCATTGGCTGCTGCACGAAAACCCCAATGGATCGACAACCCAAGGTCGCTCGTTCAGGAGAGACAAATATGCAGGAGAACAAAACAACCATTGCAGTGACACTGAGATTGCTCTGGTGACAGGCTTTTTACAGCCAGGTCCTTTGGAGTTCCTGCAAGGACTACACCATTAGGACATCTTTAATGTGGACCCTTAAATCTCCCGCGTCTCAGACCGAGCGGTCCGGACCCCGCAAACCATCCAACGGTATCTCGTATCGGTCCACATATCAGTCCTAATGTCCGTTTTTCAAAAAATCAAAAGCAAACAAGGGGGATTTACGAGAGTTCAGACACCAGCCACATAGGGCTTCGATATTCTCGGCCCAGACCACAGACGAGAGCCCACACATTTGGAGCTAGTCGCATTGTTTCCACAACAAAAACCCCCTTTCTCAACCCCTCCTTTAACATCCCGCTGCTCTTCATCCCAATTCCTATCTTTTTTTGCCGCTGCTGCATGGACCCGCATGAAAAGTTGCCGGAGACCGCGGTGGTGGAGAATCCGGCAAAGTCGGCCTCCCAAAAGACCAACTCGGCTATACGGCAAAACCGTCGCCTGAGACAAAAGGAAAAGGAGATGGCCACTCAAAAAGAAGGGTGTCATGGGGAGGGGGTGGTCGTGGCGGCGGATGTGCAGGGAGCAGGCGTTGTGCCGGAGGTGGGTGTGGTGCAGTGCGGTGCATGGGAGGTGGGCGCCGCCATCAGCCGTGCAGACATCGTGTTGGCTGGATCATACAAGCCTTCCTAGTTCTACATCGCCCAACAGCTTGGTAGGTAGTCCTCGACATTCATCGTCAGACATGTGTCTTACTGCGTTGACGTCAACATGGTGTCGCTCCTTTTCTCTGAGTCTGCATCGTCGCTCTATGGTCACCGGTATATCTCAACTGGATGAGCCGACATACGATGACACAGACAGATAGATCTCGGAGATGATCCACGACGGAGACGGAGGTTACTACGAGGACGGACAGCTGGATGACTCCGAATCCATGCAGCTGGGCACGTACACCCAGACATGCACGGAGGCCGACACGTGCAACTGTCaacgggagaaggaggaggaggatggcgaTGACCTTGATTCTAATGAATTTGATGTCGATCCAAAAAAAGAAGGGTTGaggagaaagcttcaacctggggAACAATAAGTTGTTGTGATTCATGTTTGGCCACTAGCATCGATCCGATCATACCACAAAGCAAAAGGGTGCAATATTTTGTTTTGGGCCAACATCCGTACTTGGTTTCATGAGCATAAACATTTCAAGTCCTACATCAACAAACTATTTCGCAACTGGGGGCTAATGTCGCTCAACCATCGATGGAACACCATCCAAGAGGCCATGTTCAAGTATTGCGGGCATTTGAAACAACTAACCGGTTGGTGGCCAAGTGGTACGGAAAACACCGAGTCGGGTCATGTGATCAGGAGCTATGCATTTGAAATTCAACTAGGCTGGACCTGAAGGGACGTTTAGAGGATGCGGTTGGATGGTCGGCTTCCGTCACTGCTCGCGGATGGGTACCGTGTCCATCCGCGTCGGAGATAACCTTACGCTACTTCTAATCCAGTGCAGGGAGCAAGCATTTCAAGGTCTAGTTGGAAAATCATTTGTTCCTAGACCCCCCTCACGGCGCCCCCGTGGGCGACCAGGgggtaaccctagccgccgccggtcCTCCCtcacccctccttcctcctcgccgccgccagcacGCCGGGCGAAGCCTGGCCGGCAGGGGCGGTGCCAGGGATCCTCTCCCCTTCACGCGACATGGCTGGCACGGGACGACCATTCGTGAGGAGGCGCCTGACTAGCGCGCGGTGCGGGGGCGCTACATGTGGATCCTAGCGGCGGCGTGCGGAGCGCCTCGATGGATGGggttcatgttggaaatatgccctagaggcaataataaaatagttattattatatttcctgtttcaagataatcgtttattatgcatgctataatcgtattgaatggaaacataaatgcatgtgcggatatatagacaaaacaatgtccctagtgagcctctagttgactagcctgttggtcaaggatggttaaggtttcctagccatagacaagtgttgtcatttgctgacgggatcacatcattaggagaatgatgtgatggacaagacacgaacta
This window encodes:
- the LOC123429431 gene encoding WUSCHEL-related homeobox 11-like, with translation MFTPSPLSLAATAPARDRRHYIYSVPEASVSPSNTTHSLAHSLSSSSTPIPGHPARPIASMDGGGGHSPDLQPAEPVRSRWTPKPEQILILESIFNSGMVNPPKDETVRIRKLLERFGAVGDANVFYWFQNRRSRSRRRQRQLQAQAQAQAQAQAQAQASAASSGSPPAPGGHASSTSLGLFAHGGAAYSSSSSSSSWPPSPPSVGMVGEMDQCGGGDDLFAISRQMGYADGGGGGGGSGPSSFSAAAAQQQQQLYYSCQPAGITVFINGVATEVPRGPMDLRSMFGHDVMLVHSTGGLLPVDDYGVLMQSLQMGESYYLVARSN